Proteins from a single region of Bombus vancouverensis nearcticus chromosome 5, iyBomVanc1_principal, whole genome shotgun sequence:
- the Galphaq gene encoding G protein alpha q subunit isoform X5: MACCLSEEAREQKRINQEIERQLRKDKRDARRELKLLLLGTGESGKSTFIKQMRIIHGSGYSDDDKRGFIKLVYQNIFMAMQSMIRAMDLLKIQYASSANIEKAELVRSVDFETVTTFESPYVEAIKDLWADSGIQECYDRRREYQLTDSAKYYLLEIDRVAARGYLPTEQDILRVRVPTTGIIEYPFDLEEIRFSYLSDLERIEKPDFLPTEQDILRARAPTTGIIEYPFDLDSIIFRMVDVGGQRSERRKWIHCFENVTSIIFLVALSEYDQILFESENENRMEESKALFKTIITYPWFQQSSVILFLNKKDLLEEKIMYSHLVDYFPEYNGPQRDAIPAREFILQMFVELNPDIEKIIYSHFTCATDTENIRFVFAAVKDTILQLNLKEYNLV, encoded by the exons GTACTGGTGAATCCGGCAAATCCACCTTCATTAAACAGATGAGAATCATCCACGGGTCTGGTTACTCGGACGATGACAAGAGGGGGTTCATTAAACTCGTGTACCAAAACATTTTCATGGCCATGCAGTCCATGATCCGGGCGATGGACCTCCTCAAGATCCAGTACGCCTCATCTGCGAATATA GAAAAAGCAGAACTCGTGCGAAGCGTGGACTTCGAGACAGTTACAACCTTTGAAAGTCCATACGTAGAAGCAATCAAAGATTTATGGGCGGATAGTGGTATCCAAGAGTGTTACGACCGCAGGCGAGAATATCAGCTCACAGACTCCGCTAAGTA TTACCTATTGGAGATAGATCGAGTCGCAGCAAGAGGCTACCTCCCAACAGAACAGGACATTCTTCGTGTGAGAGTGCCTACTACTGgtataattgaatatccttTTGACTTGGAAGAAATTCGATTTAG TTATCTTAGTGACCTAGAACGTATCGAAAAGCCTGACTTCCTTCCTACCGAACAAGACATTCTTCGGGCTCGAGCTCCTACTACTGGCATTATAGAATATCCGTTTGATCTGGACTCCATCATATTTAG GATGGTAGACGTTGGTGGACAGAGATCAGAAAGAAGGAAGTGGATCCACTGTTTCGAGAATGTCACTTCTATCATCTTTTTAGTAGCTTTAAGTGAATATGATCAAATTTTGTTTGAATCGGAAAATGAG AATCGAATGGAAGAAAGTAAGGCTTTGTTCAAAACAATTATTACATATCCTTGGTTTCAACAGTCTTCTGTTATTCTGTTCCTAAACAAGAAAGATCTGCTCGAGGAGAAGATTATGTACTCTCATCTTGTTGACTATTTTCCTGAATATAATG GCCCACAAAGAGATGCCATACCTGCTAGAGAATTCATTTTACAGATGTTTGTCGAATTGAATCCAGATATTGAGAAGATTATATATTCACACTTTACGTGTGCCACAG ATACAGAAAACATCAGATTTGTATTTGCAGCAGTGAAAGACACCATTCTGCAGTTAAActtaaaagaatataatttgGTTTAG
- the Galphaq gene encoding G protein alpha q subunit isoform X6, which produces MACCLSEEAREQKRINQEIERQLRKDKRDARRELKLLLLGTGESGKSTFIKQMRIIHGSGYSDDDKRGFIKLVYQNIFMAMQSMIRAMDLLKIQYASSANIEKAELVRSVDFETVTTFESPYVEAIKDLWADSGIQECYDRRREYQLTDSAKYYLLEIDRVAARGYLPTEQDILRVRVPTTGIIEYPFDLEEIRFSYLSDLERIEKPDFLPTEQDILRARAPTTGIIEYPFDLDSIIFRMVDVGGQRSERRKWIHCFENVTSIIFLVALSEYDQILFESENENRMEESKALFKTIITYPWFQQSSVILFLNKKDLLEEKIMYSHLVDYFPEYNGPQRDAIPAREFILQMFVELNPDIEKIIYSHFTCATDTENIKLVFCAVKDTIMQTALKEFNLA; this is translated from the exons GTACTGGTGAATCCGGCAAATCCACCTTCATTAAACAGATGAGAATCATCCACGGGTCTGGTTACTCGGACGATGACAAGAGGGGGTTCATTAAACTCGTGTACCAAAACATTTTCATGGCCATGCAGTCCATGATCCGGGCGATGGACCTCCTCAAGATCCAGTACGCCTCATCTGCGAATATA GAAAAAGCAGAACTCGTGCGAAGCGTGGACTTCGAGACAGTTACAACCTTTGAAAGTCCATACGTAGAAGCAATCAAAGATTTATGGGCGGATAGTGGTATCCAAGAGTGTTACGACCGCAGGCGAGAATATCAGCTCACAGACTCCGCTAAGTA TTACCTATTGGAGATAGATCGAGTCGCAGCAAGAGGCTACCTCCCAACAGAACAGGACATTCTTCGTGTGAGAGTGCCTACTACTGgtataattgaatatccttTTGACTTGGAAGAAATTCGATTTAG TTATCTTAGTGACCTAGAACGTATCGAAAAGCCTGACTTCCTTCCTACCGAACAAGACATTCTTCGGGCTCGAGCTCCTACTACTGGCATTATAGAATATCCGTTTGATCTGGACTCCATCATATTTAG GATGGTAGACGTTGGTGGACAGAGATCAGAAAGAAGGAAGTGGATCCACTGTTTCGAGAATGTCACTTCTATCATCTTTTTAGTAGCTTTAAGTGAATATGATCAAATTTTGTTTGAATCGGAAAATGAG AATCGAATGGAAGAAAGTAAGGCTTTGTTCAAAACAATTATTACATATCCTTGGTTTCAACAGTCTTCTGTTATTCTGTTCCTAAACAAGAAAGATCTGCTCGAGGAGAAGATTATGTACTCTCATCTTGTTGACTATTTTCCTGAATATAATG GCCCACAAAGAGATGCCATACCTGCTAGAGAATTCATTTTACAGATGTTTGTCGAATTGAATCCAGATATTGAGAAGATTATATATTCACACTTTACGTGTGCCACAG ACACGGAAAACATTAAGCTTGTATTTTGTGCCGTTAAAGATACAATTATGCAAACTGCACTTAAAGAATTTAATCTTGCCTAA